CGGGCCTGCCTTCCCCGCCTCGAGCCCGGTCGCTCTGGCGTGGTGGGGCCGGGCTGGTACCGGCTGGGGGCGGGCCATGGATAGGATGACGGTCCTCCGGCGCCGCGGTCAAGAGCCATCGCACTTGACGGCCGCCTGCGTTCAAATTAATAGATTGAGTGCTTAATTAATTCGAGTCGCAGAGATGGGGCGCAAGCTCGACCCCGAGAGATATGAGGCCCGGCGGCGGGAGATCCTGGAGGCGGCGATCGTCTGCTTCGCCCGCAACGGCTTCCACCAGACCACCACGGCGCAGATCTGCGCCGAGGCGGGGATGAGCTCGGGCAACATCTTCCACTACTTCGCCAACAAGGAAGCGATCATCGAGGCGATCGTGGCGGAAGACCGGCGCGAGACTGCCGCCTATTTCGCCGGTCTCGATGCGGTGGAGGACCAGTTCGGCGCGATCCTCGGCTTCCTCGACAGCTCGCTGGAATACGCGGTGGACGAGACCACCGTGCGCCTGATCCTGGAGATCGCGGCCGAGTCCATCCGCAACCCCGCGATCGGTGCGGTGGTGACGGCGTCGGACGCCGAGGCCCGGGCCGGCCTGGCGCAGGTCGTGCGCCGGGCGATTGCGCGCGGCCAGGTCGATGCCGGCCTCGACCCCGACGCGACGGCCACCTGGATCATGGCTCTGGTCGACGGCGTTTTCTCCCGCCTCTCGATCGACCCCGGCTTCAAGCCGCTGGAGCAGGCGCCGATGCTGCGCCTGATCGTCGAGCGCTTCCTTCGGCCCGGGGGGCAAGCATGACGGGCAGCGAGACCGCCGCCTAGGCCGCAACAGCGGCAATCCGGTTTTCGAAGCAATGGTGTTCCTGATGCGGCCCGTCCGCTCTCCAATCGCGTACCGGCGCCGCCTGCCGGTGCTCGGCAGCATCGCCGCGGGCGGGCTGTCTGCGATCGGCAATTCGGTCGCCATGGTGGCGCTGCCCTGGTTCGTCCTGACCCTGACCGGCAGCCCGCTGTGGACCGGCATCGCCGCCGCGGCCGGCATGGTGCCGCTGATCGCCGGCATGCTGGTCGGCGGCGGCCTGGTCGACCGCTTCAGCCCACGCTGGATCGCCGTCGGCGGGGACCTAGCCAGTGCGCTCTCGGTCGCGGCCGTCCCCCTGCTGCACCACCTGGACGCGCTCGGCATCGGCGGGCTCATCGCGCTGATCGCGGTCGGCTCGCTCATGGACGGGCCGGCCGGCATCGCCGCCGAGAGCCGGCATCCGGAGCTCGCGCGCCTCGCCGGCTTCCGGCTGGAGCGGATCAAGGCGGTCGACGAGTTGGTGGAGAATGCCAGCGTGCTGGTCGGGCCGGCCCTGGCCGGCGCCATGATCGCGCTGGTCGGCATCGGCGACACGCTGTGGCTGACCGCCGCCTGCTCGCTGGCCGCGGCGATCCTCGACGTCGTCTCCCTGCCGGCGCGCCGCAAGACGAGCCGGTCGGGACCGGCCCCAACCGGCATTGCCGGTGCGCTCGAAGGCGCGCGCTTCCTGCTGCGCGATCCGCTGATGCGCAGCCTGATCCTGCTCGGCACGCTGTTCGGCGTCGCCTTCGGCGCGCTCGAGGCGGTGGTGATGCCGGCCTTCTTCCGCGAGACCGGGCAGGGCGCGGCCAGCCTCGGCCTGTTCCTGTCCGCGGCCGGCGGCGGCGCCATCGCCGGCACGCTGGCCTATGCCGCCTGGTCGCATCGCGTCCGCGGCCGCCTGGTGCTGCTGGCCGGCTGCGCGGTCGAGACACTGGCCATGCTGGTGCTGACCTTCGCGCCGCCCATTCCGGTCCTGGTCGCGGCCGGCGCGCTGGCCGGCTTCGCCACCGGGCCGATCGGCCCGATCGTCGCGACCGCGACCCTGAAGCGCGTGCCGGTCCGGCTGCGCGGCCGCGCCCTCGGCATCGCCGATGCGATCGAGCTGGCGGCGATCCCGGCCGCCATCGTTGCGGCCGGCGCCGTGGTCGAGCTCCTCGGCGCCGCGCCGGTCCTGCTCGCGCTCGCCGTCGCGCTCGGCGCCATCACTCTACTGGCCGCCGGCCTGCCCGGGCTGCGGCAGCTCGATGCCGGACGCCCCTCCCATCATCCATCGCCTGCGGTGACACGATGACGAACGACAGTCCCTCGCAGCCCGGCGCGCGGCGTCCGCGCGCGCGCCGCATCCTGCTGTTCCTCGGTGTCGCCGTCGTTGCCGTGGCCGCCGGGGCGGCGCTGCTCGACGCCTCCGATGAGGGGCCGGCCCCCGTGCCGGCGGCCGAGGCCGCGCCGCGCACCGTCACCACCGAGATCGCGGCGCTGCGGCGGCTGGATGTGGTCGTGCCGGTCACGGGGACGCTGGTGGCGCGCGACGAGATCGCGATCGGCACCGCGGTCGACGGCCAGCGCGTCGCCGAGGTGCTGGTGGAGGAGGGCGACCACGTCGCCGCGGGCCAGGTGCTGCTGCGGCTGGAGACCGACATCCTCGAGGCCCAGCGGCGCGACGCCGAAGGCCGCGTCGCCCGTGCCCGGTCGGCGGCGGCGCAGCAGGGGGCGATGCTGTCGGATGCCGAGGCGAAGGCCCGCCGGGCGGAGCAGCTCGTCGCCGCCAATGCGCTGAGCCGGGAGGAACATGGCGCGCGCCGGACGGCCTTCCTGGCCGCCCGGCACGCGCTGAGCGCCGCCGAGGCCGAACTGGCCCAGGCGGACGCCCAGCTGGTCGAGGCGCAGTCGCGGCTGGAGCGGGCGGTGATCCGGGCGCCGGCCGACGGCATCGTCTCCGAACGCCTGGCGCGGATCGGGGCGATGGCCGGAAGCGAGCCGCTGGTCCGGCTGATCCGCGGCGGCGAGGTCGAGCTGGAGGCCGAGGTGCCGGAGGCCGACCTGCCCCGGATCGCCGCCGGCCAGGCGGCGCAGGTCCGCGCCACCGGGCTGGACCGCGCGGTGGACGGCCGTGTCCGCCTCGTCGCGCCCAAGGTCGACCGGCAGACGCGGCTCGGCGTCGCCCGCATCGCCCTGCCGCCCGGCCCCGACCTGCGCCCCGGCATCTTCGCCCGCCGCCTCGTGCGGGTCGGCGAGCGCGAGGTGCTGACGGTGGGCGAGGGGGCGGTGACTCACGGCCCCCATGACGGCGGCGCCGCGGGGTTCGTCGTCGGTGCCGATGACCGAGTTGTCCGGCGTGCGGTGCAGACCGGGGCGCGGCAGGACGGCCGGGTCGAGATCCGGTCCGGGCTGGCCGCCGGCGACCGGGTGGTCGCGGCCGCCGGCGCCTTCATCCGCGACGGGGAGCGGGTCGCTCCGCTTTCGCCCGGCGCCGCGGAGGCTCGGCGATGACCGGCGGCATCTCCTCCTGGGCGATCCGCCGGCCGGTGCCGACCATCGTCCTCTTTCTCGCGCTGGTCGCGGCGGGGTGGACCGCGTTCCTGCGCCTGCCGGTGAACGCCAACCCGCCGATCTCCTTCCCGGTCGTGCCCGTGACGGTCCCCCAGGCCGATGCGGCGCCGGCCGAGCTGGAGACCCAGGTCCCCCGGCGGGTGGAGGGCGCCATCGCCGGCCTGGCCGGCGTCCGCCATATCCAGTCGACCGTATCGCGCGGCTCGTCCCAGACGACGGTGGAGTTCCGGCTCGGTGTCGACCCGGACCGGGCCACCAACGATGTGCGCGACGCCGTGGCCCAGATCCGGTCGGACCTGCCGCAGGCGATCGAGGAGCCGGTCGTGGCCCGCCTCGACGTCGAAGGCGGCGCGATCCTCTACTATGTGGTACGCGCTCCGGGGATGACGCCGCTGGCGCTGTCCTGGTTCGTCGAGGACACGATCGGGCGCGAGCTGCTGACGGTCCCCGGCGTCCAGCGCGTGCAGCGGCTGGGCGGGGTCGACCGCGAGATCCGGGTCGAGCTCGATCCGGACCGCCTCGCCGCGCTCGGCATCTCGGCCACCGAGGTCAATGCCCAGCTCCGCGCCCGCAACGCCGACGTCCCGGGCGGGCGCAGCGACGTCGCCGGCCGCGAGCAGTCGATCCGCACCCTCGGCGCCGCCGGCAGCGTGGAAGCCCTCGCGGAGAGGCCGATCGCTTTGCCGGGCGGACGCTGGGCGGCGCTGTCCGACCTCGCCCGGGTCAGCGACGGCGCGGCCGAAGCCCGCAGCTTCTCACGCTATGACGGCGATCCCGTGGTCGGCTTCTCCGTCTCCCGCGCCAAGGGATCGAGCGACACGGAGGTGGCCGCGGCCGTGGCCGGCAGGCTGGCCGAGATCGGCGCCCGCATGCCCGGGGTGGCGATCGAGGAGGTGATCTCCACCGTCGAATACACCTATGAAAGCTACGACGCGGCCATGCACACGCTGCTGGAAGGCGCGCTGCTGACCGTGCTGGTCGTCTTCGTCTTCCTGCGCGACTGGCGGGCGACGCTGATCGCGGCCCTGGCCATGCCGCTGTCGATCCTGCCGACCTTCGTCGCCATGCTAGTGTTCGGCTTCACCCTCAACAGCATCAGCCTGCTGGCGCTGACCCTCGTGATCGGCATCCTGGTCGACGACGCCATCGTCGAGGTCGAGAACATCGACCGGCATATCCATCAGGGCAAGCGGCCCTACCGCGCCGCGATCGACGCGGCGGACGCGATCGGCCTCGCCGTGGTGGCGACGACGCTGACCATCGTGGCCGTGTTCACGCCGGTCAGCTTCATCGGCGGCGTGGTTGGGCAGTATTTCCGGCAATTCGGGCTGACCGTCGCCATCGCCGTCCTGGCGTCGCTCCTGGTGGCGCGGCTGGTGACGCCGCTGATGGCCGCCTATCTGCTGCAGCCCAAGCCGGCGGCGGCCGAGGCGGCCCCTGGCCGGCGGTCGTGGCTGGGCGACCGCTATGTCCGGTTGCTGGGCTGGACGCTCGACCACCGGCGCATGACGCTCGGCATCGCCGCGGCGATCTTCGTCGCCTCGCTGATGCTGGCGCCGCTGCTGCCGTCGGGCTTCCTGCCGGAGAGCGACAGCAACGTCTCGCAGCTCAAAGTCGAGCTGCCGCCGGGAACGGCGCTGGCCGAGACCGACCGCGTCACCGGCCGGATCGCGGCGGCGCTGCGCGAGCGGCCGGAGGTCGCCCACGTCCTGGTGATGACCTCGGCCGTCAACGACGCCACGGTCATCATCCGCCTGAGGCCGCGTGCCGAGCGCGGGATGACGCGCAAGCAGTTCGAACGGGCGGTGCGCCCGCTGGTCGCGGCGGTCCCCGACATCCGCTTCGCCTTCCTCAACGATGGCGGGGCCAAGGACGTGTCGGTCATCCTGGCGGGCGATGATCCGGGGCTGCTGGCCGAGACCGCCCGCGCGCTGGAGGCCCAGATGCGCGGCCTCCCGCAGCTCGCCAATGTGCAGTCGAGCGAACCGCTGCCCCAGCCCGAATTGCTGATCCGGCCGCGCTTCGACGAGGCGGCCCGGCTGGGCGTCTCGGTCGAGGCGATCGGCACCATGGCGCGGATCGCGACGGTGGGCGACACCAACGCCAACTCGGCCAAGTTCAACCTGGCCGACCGGCAGATCCCGATCCGCGTCCTGATCGCCAGCGGCGCCCGGGCCGATCCCGAGGTGCTGCGACAGTTGCGGATTCTCGGCGACGGCGGGACGGCGGTGCCCCTGACCTCGGTCGCCGATCTCGGCTTCGGCAGCGGCGAGGCCGAGATCGAGCGCCTCGACCGCAAGCGGCGCGTCGCGGTCGAGGCGGACCTGAACGGCGTCCCCCTCGGCACGGCGTTGGCGGCCGTGGCCGCACTCCCGGCCATGGCGGCGCTGCCGCCGGGCGTGCAGGAGGTGCCTTATGGCGACGCCGAATACATGGCAGAGATGTTCGCCAACTTCGCCCTGGCCATGGGCACCGGCGTGCTGCTGATGCTGGCGGTGCTGATCCTGCTGTTCCGGGACTTCCTGCAGCCGGTGACGATCCTCGTCGCCCTGCCGCTGTCGGTCGGCGGGGCGCTGCTGGCCTTGCTGCTGTACGGGGCGGCGCTCGACCTGTCCTCGACCATCGGCCTCCTGATGCTGATGGGCATCGTCGGCAAGAACTCGATCCTGCTGGTCGACTTCGCCATCGAGGCCCGGCGCCGGGGCCTGCCGCGCCGGGCCGCGCTCCTGGAGGCCGGGGCGATGCGGGCGCGCCCGATCGTCATGACCACGCTCGCCATGGTCGCCGGCATGGCGCCGGCCGCGCTCGGCATCGGCGCCGATGCCGGCTTCCGGGCGCCGATGGCGGTCGCGGTGATCGGCGGCCTGGTCACCTCGACCCTGCTCAGCCTCGTCTTCGTCCCGGTGGTCTTCAGCGTCATGGACGATCTGCGGGCCTGGCTGGCGCCGCGGCTCGGCCGGCTGACCTCGGTGACCCCGGCCGATCTGGCGGCTGACGAAGCGGCCGCCGGACTCATGGCGCGAAGCCGGCCGCAGCGTTGACGGCGGGCGGTTCGAGCAGGGGATCGCGATCGCGGAGACCTGGGCCGCGTCCGGCCGGGCGGACTGATCACACGGCGTCTGCCGCTACGACCCGTCGCCATTGATGGCGACGGAGATCGGGGCCATCATCCGCGGCAATCAGCGAAGCGGAGCAGCGTCGTGAGCACACTCAGCCTTTCCTATGGCCGCGGCCACCTGCCGATCCGCCTGCCGACGGGGGCGCAGGCGACCGTGGTGCGCAAGCGGGCGCTGCCGAAGCTGCCCGACCCGCGGGGCGCCATCCGCCAGGCGCTGGCGCAGCCGATCGGTGCGCCCGGCCTGGCCGAGCTGGCGCGCGGCCGGCGCAGCGCCTGCATCCTGATCTGCGACATCACTAGGCCGGTGCCGAACCGGCTGTTCCTGCGGCCGATGGTCGAGACCATGGTGTCCTCCGGCATCCCGCTGGACCGCATCAGCATCCTGGTCGCCACCGGCCTGCACCGGCCGAACCTGGGCGAGGAGCTGGCGGAGCTGGTGGGCGACCCCTGGGTGCTGGAGCATGTGCGGGTCGACAACCACGACGCCCGCGACGCCGCCGCCCATGTCGATTTCGGCCGCACCGCGACGCGCGGCACGCCGGTCCGGATCGACCGCCAGTTCGTCGAGGCCGATCTGCGCATCGCCACCGGGCTGGTCGAGCCGCATTTCATGGCCGGCTGGTCCGGCGGCCGCAAGGTGATCGCCCCCGGCGTCGCCCATCACGAGACCATCCGCACCTTCCATTCAGCCCGGTTCATGGAGGATCCGCTCGCGGTCCAGTGCAACCTGGTCGGCAACCCGCTGCATGAGGAGCAACTCGAGATCGTCCGCATGTTGGGCGAGGTCTACGCCCTGAACACGGTGATCGACGAGGATCGCGACCTGGTCTGCGTCACCTTCGGCGAGATCATCGCCAGCCACGCCGCCGCGGTGGACTTCGTCAGCGGCGCGACGCGAGTGCCGGTGCCGCGCAAGTTCAGGACGGTGGTGACCTCCTCGGCCGGCTATCCGCTGGACAAGACCTACTACCAGACGATCAAGGGCATGGTGACGCCGCTCGACATCCTTGAACCGGGCGGCACGCTGATCATCGCCTCGGAATGCTCCGAGGGCTTCGGCTCCCCGGAGTTCCGCGCGGCCCAGACCCGGCTGGTCGAGCTGGGGCCGGAGCGGTTCCTGGCGACGCTGACGGCGAAGTCCCTGGCCGAGATCGACGAGTGGCAAACCGAGATGCAGCTGAAGTCGCTGCGCCTCGGCCGGGTGGAGCTCTACACCACCGGCCTCGGCGCGGCGGAGCGGGGCATCACCGGCACGGCTCTCGTCGACGACATCGACGCCGCCATCGCCGCCAGCGTGGCGCGGTCGAACGACCCGGCGGTGGCGATCATCCCGGAAGGGCCGTACGTCATCCCGTATCATGCGGCAGGGTGAGGGGCCGTCAGGGCGCCGCCTTCGCCTCCGACCGCAGGGCCGCGTAGCGGTCCCGGGCGCGGGTCAGGTGCGCGCGCATCGCCCGGCGGGCCGCGGCGGCGTCGCCGGCGCGGATCGCGGCCAGGATCGCCTGGTGCTCCTGCCCGACCCGGCGCAGATGGCGCTCGCGCTCCGCCTGCGACAGGGTCGCGACCGGGATGCGCTGGCGCGGCATGACCACGTTGAAGACGTCGAACACCCGGGCGAAATAGGCGTTGCCGGTGGCGGCCAGGATGGCGTGGTGGACGGCCAGATCCTCGCCCAACCCGACCGTCTCGGCATCGGCCCCCGGCGCCGAGATCGCCGCCAGGAACGCCGCCTGGGCAGTCTCGATGCGCGCCAGCTCCTCCGGGCCGCGCCGCTCGGCGGCCAGCCCGGCGGCCTCGACCTCGATGCTCAGCCGCAGCTCCAGCACCTGCAGCACGTCGCCGATCGATTGCAGCTTCTCCGCGTCGATGGCGAAGGACCGGGCCGGCGCGGTCTCGGCCACGAAGGCGCCGAGACCCTGGCGGGTGGTGATCAGGCCGCGGGCGCGCAGCGAGGCGAGAGCCTCGCGTACCACGGTGCGGCTGACGCCAGTGGCGTTGACGATGGCCTGTTCGGTCGGCAGGCGCTGGCCTGGCGCGAGGTCGCCGGACGTGATCCGGGCCTCCAGCGCCTGGACCAGGCCGGCCGTGAGGTTGGGGACCCTCCTGATCGCGTCGAAAACCGAGGAAGCCCCGCTCATATCGCCCTTCGCGTCGTCCGTCTTGCGGCGGGCAGGATCGCAGCGCCGGCGATGCGGCGCAAGGACACCGGTCTCCGCATCGTCGGCGCATTGTGATCGCGCCGGCAATCTGGAACAGTCCGGGCATGGAGCTGCATCTCGATCTGGTCGGCGGCCTGGCAGGCGACATGTTCATCGCCGCGATGCTCGACCTGTTCCCGGAGCACGAGGCCGGGCTGCACGACAGGCTGGCCCGGACCGGGCTGCTGGCCGGCGTCGCCGCCCGGCTGGCGCCGCA
The sequence above is drawn from the Inquilinus sp. Marseille-Q2685 genome and encodes:
- a CDS encoding FadR/GntR family transcriptional regulator → MSGASSVFDAIRRVPNLTAGLVQALEARITSGDLAPGQRLPTEQAIVNATGVSRTVVREALASLRARGLITTRQGLGAFVAETAPARSFAIDAEKLQSIGDVLQVLELRLSIEVEAAGLAAERRGPEELARIETAQAAFLAAISAPGADAETVGLGEDLAVHHAILAATGNAYFARVFDVFNVVMPRQRIPVATLSQAERERHLRRVGQEHQAILAAIRAGDAAAARRAMRAHLTRARDRYAALRSEAKAAP
- a CDS encoding efflux RND transporter permease subunit is translated as MTGGISSWAIRRPVPTIVLFLALVAAGWTAFLRLPVNANPPISFPVVPVTVPQADAAPAELETQVPRRVEGAIAGLAGVRHIQSTVSRGSSQTTVEFRLGVDPDRATNDVRDAVAQIRSDLPQAIEEPVVARLDVEGGAILYYVVRAPGMTPLALSWFVEDTIGRELLTVPGVQRVQRLGGVDREIRVELDPDRLAALGISATEVNAQLRARNADVPGGRSDVAGREQSIRTLGAAGSVEALAERPIALPGGRWAALSDLARVSDGAAEARSFSRYDGDPVVGFSVSRAKGSSDTEVAAAVAGRLAEIGARMPGVAIEEVISTVEYTYESYDAAMHTLLEGALLTVLVVFVFLRDWRATLIAALAMPLSILPTFVAMLVFGFTLNSISLLALTLVIGILVDDAIVEVENIDRHIHQGKRPYRAAIDAADAIGLAVVATTLTIVAVFTPVSFIGGVVGQYFRQFGLTVAIAVLASLLVARLVTPLMAAYLLQPKPAAAEAAPGRRSWLGDRYVRLLGWTLDHRRMTLGIAAAIFVASLMLAPLLPSGFLPESDSNVSQLKVELPPGTALAETDRVTGRIAAALRERPEVAHVLVMTSAVNDATVIIRLRPRAERGMTRKQFERAVRPLVAAVPDIRFAFLNDGGAKDVSVILAGDDPGLLAETARALEAQMRGLPQLANVQSSEPLPQPELLIRPRFDEAARLGVSVEAIGTMARIATVGDTNANSAKFNLADRQIPIRVLIASGARADPEVLRQLRILGDGGTAVPLTSVADLGFGSGEAEIERLDRKRRVAVEADLNGVPLGTALAAVAALPAMAALPPGVQEVPYGDAEYMAEMFANFALAMGTGVLLMLAVLILLFRDFLQPVTILVALPLSVGGALLALLLYGAALDLSSTIGLLMLMGIVGKNSILLVDFAIEARRRGLPRRAALLEAGAMRARPIVMTTLAMVAGMAPAALGIGADAGFRAPMAVAVIGGLVTSTLLSLVFVPVVFSVMDDLRAWLAPRLGRLTSVTPADLAADEAAAGLMARSRPQR
- the larA gene encoding nickel-dependent lactate racemase; this encodes MSTLSLSYGRGHLPIRLPTGAQATVVRKRALPKLPDPRGAIRQALAQPIGAPGLAELARGRRSACILICDITRPVPNRLFLRPMVETMVSSGIPLDRISILVATGLHRPNLGEELAELVGDPWVLEHVRVDNHDARDAAAHVDFGRTATRGTPVRIDRQFVEADLRIATGLVEPHFMAGWSGGRKVIAPGVAHHETIRTFHSARFMEDPLAVQCNLVGNPLHEEQLEIVRMLGEVYALNTVIDEDRDLVCVTFGEIIASHAAAVDFVSGATRVPVPRKFRTVVTSSAGYPLDKTYYQTIKGMVTPLDILEPGGTLIIASECSEGFGSPEFRAAQTRLVELGPERFLATLTAKSLAEIDEWQTEMQLKSLRLGRVELYTTGLGAAERGITGTALVDDIDAAIAASVARSNDPAVAIIPEGPYVIPYHAAG
- a CDS encoding MFS transporter, with the protein product MRPVRSPIAYRRRLPVLGSIAAGGLSAIGNSVAMVALPWFVLTLTGSPLWTGIAAAAGMVPLIAGMLVGGGLVDRFSPRWIAVGGDLASALSVAAVPLLHHLDALGIGGLIALIAVGSLMDGPAGIAAESRHPELARLAGFRLERIKAVDELVENASVLVGPALAGAMIALVGIGDTLWLTAACSLAAAILDVVSLPARRKTSRSGPAPTGIAGALEGARFLLRDPLMRSLILLGTLFGVAFGALEAVVMPAFFRETGQGAASLGLFLSAAGGGAIAGTLAYAAWSHRVRGRLVLLAGCAVETLAMLVLTFAPPIPVLVAAGALAGFATGPIGPIVATATLKRVPVRLRGRALGIADAIELAAIPAAIVAAGAVVELLGAAPVLLALAVALGAITLLAAGLPGLRQLDAGRPSHHPSPAVTR
- a CDS encoding TetR/AcrR family transcriptional regulator, translating into MGRKLDPERYEARRREILEAAIVCFARNGFHQTTTAQICAEAGMSSGNIFHYFANKEAIIEAIVAEDRRETAAYFAGLDAVEDQFGAILGFLDSSLEYAVDETTVRLILEIAAESIRNPAIGAVVTASDAEARAGLAQVVRRAIARGQVDAGLDPDATATWIMALVDGVFSRLSIDPGFKPLEQAPMLRLIVERFLRPGGQA
- a CDS encoding efflux RND transporter periplasmic adaptor subunit, whose amino-acid sequence is MTNDSPSQPGARRPRARRILLFLGVAVVAVAAGAALLDASDEGPAPVPAAEAAPRTVTTEIAALRRLDVVVPVTGTLVARDEIAIGTAVDGQRVAEVLVEEGDHVAAGQVLLRLETDILEAQRRDAEGRVARARSAAAQQGAMLSDAEAKARRAEQLVAANALSREEHGARRTAFLAARHALSAAEAELAQADAQLVEAQSRLERAVIRAPADGIVSERLARIGAMAGSEPLVRLIRGGEVELEAEVPEADLPRIAAGQAAQVRATGLDRAVDGRVRLVAPKVDRQTRLGVARIALPPGPDLRPGIFARRLVRVGEREVLTVGEGAVTHGPHDGGAAGFVVGADDRVVRRAVQTGARQDGRVEIRSGLAAGDRVVAAAGAFIRDGERVAPLSPGAAEARR